The following proteins are co-located in the Ruminococcaceae bacterium KH2T8 genome:
- a CDS encoding SMI1 / KNR4 family (SUKH-1) yields the protein MDFAKIINKKDSGYDISDEDLDFIEQKYSFNFPHILRQYYLSYNGAALKGLYANGIANERFGLHDIYPVKYRWDYSLRNKVIPVLAEVGQMEWSYEMSQDLPEVIENDLVPFANDAGGNQYFWQKKTEAVYYICYDDLDPLILAFNSVEAFFESFIKSVET from the coding sequence ATGGATTTCGCAAAAATAATAAACAAAAAAGATTCTGGTTATGATATTTCGGACGAAGATCTTGATTTTATTGAACAAAAATACTCTTTCAATTTCCCTCATATATTACGACAGTATTATTTGAGTTATAACGGCGCTGCATTGAAAGGTTTATATGCAAATGGAATCGCAAATGAAAGATTTGGATTACATGACATTTATCCAGTTAAATACAGATGGGATTATTCTCTTAGAAATAAAGTAATACCTGTTTTGGCTGAAGTAGGTCAAATGGAGTGGTCTTACGAGATGTCACAGGATTTACCTGAAGTTATAGAAAATGATTTGGTTCCATTTGCAAACGATGCAGGTGGTAATCAGTACTTTTGGCAAAAGAAAACCGAAGCGGTGTATTACATTTGCTATGATGATTTAGATCCTCTGATTCTTGCGTTTAATTCTGTTGAAGCTTTTTTCGAATCGTTTATTAAGTCAGTAGAAACCTAA
- a CDS encoding SMI1 / KNR4 family (SUKH-1) has protein sequence MNSIKDLIGYLYIVREKIRAADKDKLWEYSLPRVKATNEAVSSWEEQNGLVLPDAYKEFLLAANGWHNVFQDKDLFSLEELSLSKDNRYIQCLNDCIDNIHDVGDKTCLLPIGGTEYSYDLYLIVLDRVSEFYGQVLWVAGEEVERHNDFNAFFESLIAYNKYNFKLLKGMPYDD, from the coding sequence ATGAATAGTATCAAAGACCTAATAGGATATTTGTATATTGTAAGAGAGAAAATCCGAGCCGCGGATAAAGACAAACTGTGGGAGTATAGTTTGCCGCGAGTCAAAGCTACCAACGAAGCAGTTTCAAGTTGGGAGGAACAAAACGGATTAGTATTGCCTGATGCCTACAAAGAATTTCTGCTTGCAGCGAATGGTTGGCATAATGTGTTCCAGGATAAGGATTTGTTCAGTTTAGAAGAATTGTCTTTGTCTAAAGATAACAGATATATTCAGTGCCTGAATGATTGTATAGATAATATCCATGACGTAGGTGACAAAACATGTTTGTTGCCAATAGGCGGGACCGAGTATTCTTATGATCTTTATTTGATCGTTCTTGACAGAGTAAGTGAGTTTTACGGTCAGGTATTATGGGTTGCAGGAGAAGAAGTTGAACGTCATAACGACTTTAATGCGTTTTTCGAATCTCTCATAGCTTACAACAAATACAATTTTAAATTGTTGAAGGGAATGCCGTATGATGATTGA
- a CDS encoding Ankyrin repeat-containing protein: protein MDNNMDMFFLISHIYHPEITLMSQEEVLEEVKKIDDPNRINDQGYSYLHFACSEHNMDIIRILLELGADPNLPNFNGWPAIISAIGCKSEKNPEILKLMLSYGLDLNQVIKGKTLKASIEQFPGVEYKEIMDSWVEL from the coding sequence ATGGATAACAATATGGATATGTTCTTTTTGATTTCGCATATTTATCATCCTGAAATTACTTTAATGTCTCAGGAAGAAGTACTAGAAGAAGTGAAAAAAATCGATGATCCTAACCGTATTAATGATCAAGGGTATTCTTATCTTCACTTTGCTTGCTCAGAGCATAATATGGACATTATTAGAATACTACTAGAGTTAGGAGCTGATCCTAATTTGCCTAATTTTAATGGTTGGCCGGCGATTATTAGTGCGATTGGATGTAAAAGTGAGAAAAATCCTGAGATTCTGAAGTTAATGCTTTCATATGGTTTGGACCTGAATCAGGTGATTAAAGGGAAGACTCTTAAAGCTTCAATTGAACAATTCCCGGGAGTCGAATATAAAGAGATAATGGATTCTTGGGTAGAATTATGA
- a CDS encoding DNA polymerase III, delta subunit — protein sequence MAYRKEKTSEYLDSKGLSDLIKNDDGNIRVFLIFGEEDFFIEKEADIIKKKYLGEGAETMDCVKLDFGRKEFDIEKIRENLELPPWMSTKRLVFVTNFDMPSDTDGVIKLLSEVPDSSILIFMTDKVDKRKKSLMNAFKKYGAIAELNYLEDDKSCKWIAGVLGKAGITIDMPAALSVVSRCDSSMRKISSETNKILLYCQGEKVNKVDMELVEMICPPDIGGSVFNITDAVGQGDAAKALGILNNLIMMKEPTQRIRFMLLRHLKQLICAKDLGDSGKIASRLKVQPFVAGKLLAQASRFQMNTLLMLFHECVKEDNEIKHGNLDDRKSLESFIVLACGK from the coding sequence ATGGCATATCGTAAGGAAAAGACATCCGAATACCTTGATTCCAAGGGCTTGAGCGACCTCATTAAGAACGACGACGGTAATATCCGCGTATTCCTTATCTTCGGCGAAGAGGATTTCTTCATCGAGAAGGAAGCCGATATCATCAAGAAAAAGTACTTAGGTGAGGGCGCGGAGACCATGGACTGCGTAAAACTTGACTTCGGGCGCAAGGAATTCGATATCGAGAAGATACGCGAGAACCTTGAGCTTCCCCCGTGGATGAGCACCAAGCGCCTCGTATTCGTTACAAATTTCGATATGCCTTCCGATACTGACGGCGTCATAAAGCTCTTATCCGAAGTGCCCGACAGTTCGATCCTGATCTTCATGACCGACAAGGTCGATAAGCGAAAGAAATCGCTCATGAATGCCTTCAAGAAGTACGGCGCCATCGCCGAGCTCAACTATCTCGAGGACGATAAGTCCTGCAAGTGGATAGCAGGCGTACTCGGTAAGGCAGGGATCACCATAGATATGCCTGCTGCATTAAGTGTCGTGAGCCGCTGTGACTCCTCTATGCGAAAGATATCGTCGGAGACTAATAAGATCCTACTTTATTGTCAGGGTGAGAAGGTCAATAAGGTTGACATGGAACTTGTCGAGATGATATGTCCTCCCGATATCGGCGGATCCGTATTTAATATCACTGATGCGGTAGGACAGGGAGATGCTGCCAAGGCACTCGGGATCCTTAATAACCTCATCATGATGAAGGAACCCACGCAGAGGATCCGCTTTATGCTCTTAAGGCACTTAAAGCAGCTTATCTGCGCCAAGGACTTAGGTGATTCCGGTAAGATCGCATCCAGGCTCAAAGTTCAGCCTTTCGTAGCAGGAAAGCTCCTCGCTCAGGCATCGAGATTTCAGATGAATACTCTCCTCATGCTCTTCCACGAGTGCGTCAAGGAAGATAATGAGATCAAGCACGGCAACTTAGACGACAGAAAGAGCCTCGAGAGCTTTATCGTCCTTGCGTGCGGTAAATGA